Below is a window of Denticeps clupeoides unplaced genomic scaffold, fDenClu1.1, whole genome shotgun sequence DNA.
ACCGCGGCCTTTCAAATAACCTGGAATTAcaaattcattatttcattatgacATTTGAACTGTATTGTATATATAGATAAATAACACTAAAATATTGTTTCTCTGGAACAACAGAGGATCATTTATGTGTAATATGTGAAATTAACATAGTTTGGGttcttgtaaaataaaaaaaggaaattgtcTTGCAATGTAATACAGCTTAGAAATATTCAGTTAgaatatattgtaaatattccTGATTCATTTGTCTTCCAGCTCAACGCAACCAATTAGGACTGACCACCAACACGTCATTTAAGGGCTGCATTCGCAGCATGACGATCACCAAAGGTGGCAAGGTCCTGGAGGTCCAGTTCAACAAGGCTCTGGAGCTCAGAGGGGTGCAGCCGCTCACATGTCCCGCTGCCTGAGCTCCTCCTCCTACTCAAGCTGTCAGTTCCTGTACCCATTCACCAAACAAATCAGGCCCAGACGAATCAAAGCCCAATGACGAACTGCAGAAAGTTCAATCAagaatctttctttttttttttttttttttaaatctagatTTCAGCCAAAAATATTTGTTGAAAGCATGCAAACATTATGGaccttttggaaaatgacttgTGGTGAAGGAAGATTCTGTAGAAGAAGGTTCTGGATATCTGTCAGTCATCCGGTCTCTTTGCCAGATCTGTGTTTTCTGTAGCTTGTGCATGGTGTGGTGGATTAACTCTGTATCCCAACATATTTTCAAATATAACCCTCTGACAGCACTTACAGCACAACATGCCGGAGTCTTTCTTTTGTCTAGCGGTGGCAGCCGCCAAATGCCGAACAACCGCATGCGTTCAGGTGTAGAACTTCCTCTTCACTGATTCGCACACTTCACAATCATAATAAAAtcttatgaataaaaatataaaaaattacaaacacctatgtaacattttaaatcagataatgtttatgtaaattcaataaaattacTTCAGAAAGTtattaaattaaagtaaataaatggtATATTAATTGTTTTAGAGAATTTTCATTTCTAAATAATTGTTAAATGTATTGTTGTATTGTAACATTaagttaaatgtgtttattcattattattaatattattaatattattattattacacaatCAGTAGTGTTAATTCTTCCAAAGATGTTCTGAAGTGCTAAACCGATATAAATACATAGATGTATTCCTAATAActgctgaaacatttttttaacaaataataaatgtaaatacgttTATGCTAATTGAATGTAGAGTAGCCATATAGACATTTTTCTTAATTCCTTGGCTATAGAAATTTCAAACTTTTTGGAAAGTATGCATGGCAACTGGTGACTTGTGTGTCGGTAAATCTGGAAGTGGGAGCTGGGCAGGAAAACACAGACTTTGTACAGCGGAGTCTCCCTGCAGAGCTTCTCAGCCTTGGTTGTGTAAGAACGTGTCTATTCGGCACcagtgaagttgaagttgaaggaAGTGGCATCACACCCGCCTGTCTGAAGGAAGGCGGAGTCATCTCGTTGAAATGAAGCGATTCAAAACCaagtcattttgtgtgtgtgtgtgtgtgtgtgtgtgtgtgtgtgtgttgcgcaTGCTGTCATAAGGAAGGTGTTGAGCCGAGCGCTGAATGctggagtgtttgtgtgtgtggtgcgtcaGAGGAAGATGCAGCTTGGCTGACTGGTTCACTACTGCTCAGCTCTGGTCTACAGGCAACATGTGCCACACTGGGACCGGGTCAGGTagggtgtgtgtggctgctgtATTCACCAGTAAATATAGGTTTAAACTAATTTAAAGTAGAATATTATCAGATAGACTACCATTCGAGATTTATGGTCATTTAAAACGTTTTTTGGATGGGAAACAATTGTCTGGTGAGTTATAAAAGACTCTGCTAGCTGGAAATGTCGGATAGTAGATCAGCAACAATTGAGTTCAAGCGGAATGATGTGTTTgttaacccaagtctgtcactttaaaagatTCATTCATTACTAGAAATGAActaatcattttcatttctaaatgATGTCTAAACTAGTGTATATGAAAATGTCATGAACAAATGACTGTAAAAGTGGTTTTTCCTAATAATAATTGCTGGAATCAAGGTTTAATTTgacaaaatgattaaaaaaatgtaccatTGAAAAGTCTATGAAAAGAATTTGATGGATGGAGCGGCTGGTGCTGCCTGAGGTCGGGCGGAGGAGCGTGCAACTGAGGGTGCTGGCGGCGCCAGTGAACCCTGCTGACGTAAACATGATTCAGGGTGACAtgataaagcttttttttctgcagggtgacatttcatttaaaacaaaagaatctgaattaaataaatgttttcgcACTGCAGGGACGTATCCAATtctcccagaattccctgcAGTGGGTGGCAATGAGGGGGTGGGAGACGTGTTGGAGGTGGGCCACGAGGTCACATCTCTCAGCGCTGGAGACTGGGTCATCCCTGTGGACACTGGCTTCGGTGGGAGATCAAAACGAAGCCGGCTTCTGATTGGACTGGGGGGTAATGAGACATATTTTTTGTCCTGATGGGACATGGCGGACTGAGGCAGTGTGTGACGCAGGTTACCTCCTCCCCGTACCAAGGGACATCTCTCTCCTGGGAGCGGTTACCATCGGGGTTAACCCCTGCACTGCCTACAGGATGCTGCACGACTTCCAGCCGCTTTCCCCTggtgtgaaaatgttcattttacatCGAAATAGAATCAAACACAAGTTCATATCATCATAATAGCACTTAAAAATGATACCTGTTTATTAAGTTTAATCTGTCACAATCATTTTGCTTCACACATGTTCTGTTCTAATCACGTTATCGTTAATCAATGAaatcttgacaagttaggccctttcagggctcttagttttgtaactcatgAGGAAGGTGTTGAAACCgaatgggaattgctggtgacttctccttgtaagtcgctttggataaaattgTCTGCCATTAAAGTAAAATCTTTTGTGGATATGCAGGTTCCACCGTGATTCAGAATGGGGCGAACAGCGGCGTGGGTCAAGTGGTGATACAGATCGCTGCGGCGATGGGCCTCGGCACGATTAACGTCATCAGGGAACGTGTACGGAAAGCGCTGAGCAACCAATTCTCCCATTAATTTCTGTTGCAAATGCTTACTCTTTGCATCCTCCGTAACTTCAACTCGGCCATCCAAATCCACGCTTATACCAGTCATCATGGTTTACCACATGTTACAGTGTGCATTGATTGGTTGTAAAGGCACGTGagaccaacatttacatttacatgtaaatgtaaatgagacatctgccagatgaaaacagagatctgtaccctgttgtgctaatgaaataacagCCATAAAATGAACTAGGTAAAATTATcatacattacagaatttttgtaattattggtCCATATTAtggtacaaatacaataattatcgGACGTCTGGCAGCACTGCTGCTCAGCAAACAGGAGCTTCCAGGCGATTGTACCTATCTTTTCCATGTCATTTGCtgcgtcattttttttttcagtgattggtaaaagttttGCATGAATCAGGTGattgtcaggtgatgcatttttaattttcacgagagatgcgaaaatggatgccgATGAGGTGAAACGGAAGCTTGCCTCTGgtgatttatattatataacctGCTCATTTCCCTGCACATTTACCCACAAAATTCATCAGAATTTATCATTTCATTGAATTCTCACCAGGGAGCATGACAAAAATGATGAACAAAGTTATTATATATCAGGCTGTTTATATGTCTTGGCCCAGTGGGCAACAAGTTATGTGGTAAAACTGTTTGGCTGCTTACCTCCCGAGCATGGAAAGTTCAAcctcaggatttttttttttactatcagccatgaaaaaaaggaggaaaaaaatggggtGCAACATCCATGATGCCGCCTCCATCTACGATGCCGCCCTGGGCAACAGCCCACGTCACCCTTATCAAATACCACCGGGAATagacacacaattaaaaaaccaaaaatattgcAGTCACCCCTGAATGGCTTGCAGCAGTACAGGTAACATGAGACCGTAAACATTgacagacttaaaaaaaaaaagaactttggaaggaaaattaatatatcaaataataataaattgataTATATTGCTCGTCTGGATTTGAACCACTGCTCACTGATTTGGTTCATCTGATCAGAAGCTCGTCATTATGAAGGTGTGTTGGTCAACAGATAATGGACACGGAATGGCTGCAACAGGGAAAAAGACTCTTCTCAAGACTTGTATGTACAAGATATGTACATGGTATAATTTTAATTACTTGGTCTATTGTAGTTACCCCTCATATGGATAAAATATGTGATTAAATACACATATGGATAAATTAATCACATGTGAAATGTACAgagatttacacattttattttcctgtcTGAAAAGCTGCAATAAATAGCTTCTGAAGTTCAAAAATTTTATGTAACACCTTTGTGTAATTTACGTAACTCACGTATACATTCATGTAAAATAATTGTGAACCCAGGACTATTTCTGTTACTATAATCAGCACACCAAAATTTCAAATCGTTGTGACCCTAGTcttgaccactgcagaccacaAGAGCTACAGTTTTGGAGATCTCAAACAGGACATTATCAAAGTCAAGCATCAGTCCTTATGCTTGCCATTTTGTTGGGCTGGACACTCTACTAttaaacagaagaccacaaagtcacttactaccattgtgtccctgagcaagacacttaaccctgagtgtctcctgggggactgtccctgtaactactgtttgtacaTCACTCTGGAAgagggtaaatgctgtaaatgtaaatgcaaagtaAGATGTGTGCTTATGGGCACCAGGTGGCGCTATGCTCTTCTGTTTCAGTGAATAAAGGATGGCTGAGGCCGTGTTCAATTCTCAAGGTGATTTAAGTGTTTCCAGAGTCCATACAAAAAGGACGATTCAGACAGAGCCTTAACAGATCTAGACCACAGACCGTCAGGACTAGAGCCAgggaaatgcaaaagaaaatctctctctcccctgtgtgtgtgtgagtgtagatGTCCATCAGCTGAAGACCATGCTGGACAACCTCTGTGAACTGGTGAGGTGTGGACGCCTCTCACCTCCCAAATGCGTCCTTCTCCCAGTTGAATACTACAGGCAGGCCCTGCAGGCCACCGTACAGACGCAACGACAAAAAAATGTCACGCTCATGTAGACAAAAAAACTcactaaaacatttacaatttatttatttcatgtttctgCTGTGAACCAGATATGAAAAAATTAAGCATAAATAAAGAATTCCGAATTACATGTTACACTTGAGTTTAGTGGTCAGTCGTGTATCACATCACCTATGACATTACGAGTATCGCTGCTGGTACAGACCTGTCTGTGCACAAAACGATCTGTTATCAACAGACCATTTACAATGCACAGAATCAAATGAATTAAAGGTTCCCTCCGTTGAATGTGCCCGTGGGTGGCTGATGATGACTCCGCAGGGACGAACGTGAATTAACCTGGAGGCCTGCGGCAGCCGCTGTGCAGGGATGATCCAGAAATACCCACATCAGCGTTTCACCGCAGCACCAAGAGCAACAGTCAAGTTCACCGGAAACTACTCGATGCTACGCGATTTGGCAGTACGGTGTCTGACGAGCAGTGAAAATACAGACAAGTGTATGTTTAATCCTTGATGCAAATCCAGAATGCTCAGTGATCAAGTGCTAAAGTCAACGCGaaacattaatattcattaacaTTAATGCTAGGCTAATAAATTATGAATTAGTGAGGGTATCGGGAACATTTTGTATTCACAAAAGGAACCTGTTTGCGTTCAATCAGCATCAGGTAGTGGTTAATCGAGCTCACTGTTACTAGTATGGTGAGCACAAAAGTGCTTGAAACTTAATAAACAAAGTACATGAATATTATTTGAATCATAAACCAAATACCAAAGAGGTGATACTTCTAGAGTCCAGTTGTTCTGCAGCTCCTCTGAAATGTGGGCTCTGCCTGATTGGTCAACATTTGTGGGCAGCGGGCGCAGCTGAGCCACTGCAGGAGTGCACGTGGGTCACGCTTTTGGTGATCCCGGGGTGTACAGTAAAAAGGCAGCAATTCCTGGGTGTCGGATGCAGAATCACAGTCATCCTGCTAGCGATGCAATATTACACAacctggagtgtgatgtcagccagTACAGTGAGACCTGCGATGATCCCACAGATCCACATTTAGCACGGGCCACTACGCCATTAAACAAAGGAGAATCAGCTGCCGCAGTGAAAAGAAGTTCCATTTACCATCCAGTCTTTCGCTCAGCAGTCTGGCAAGTAGCAGATGTCTCTTCCCGCTATGACCAAGAAAACGAGGCAAATAAGgagaaatttcatttaaataagaCATCATAGATGTCCCAGAATACCTCTCAGCTAATCACAGTgcgaggtcagaggtcaccgtAGGACTGTACAAAAGTGTGATTTGAGCAATTACATTAGCAGTTTTAAGGCTTTCTCTGAACAAAATTTGGATTCTTCTGAACCGCTTCCAGACATCACGTTCCTTGGAATCCAGATGTGTACTGGCAGCTTAGCGCTGGATGGACTTGATCACCCACTCCGCACTGGGGTTGAGCTCCAGGAGGGCCTTCATGTACGTCTCCTCGTCCAGACAGCGTTCCTCTTTAGACAACATCGACACAACAGTCACAAAAAACCCCTTGGATCTCGCATTCAGCACAAATTCCACCATGGATAATCAGATTACTCCTTATCAGTGGTATTTAGACATGCATTGGTCACTTTATTACTAAATGCTAACCTTGTTACCTGCATCCCcctggccattttattaggtacaAAAAGTTTTTAACTGCTATTGTGGTTTACCCCAGCAGAGACAGCAGCACACGTTTCATGAAATATTCCCATTTGAATGTATGAAGGAAAGCCCCTGAAATTGTGAGGGTCGGCTTGGCTGTGCACTCACTGATGTTCCCTCCGATTTCGTACAAACACACATCCTCCCTCCTCACAGTCAGCGAGCTGGAAGCAGGAgcataaaaaagttaaaagagcataaaaacaaaattaccctgcactaaaacatttatttctgctaGTCTTTGCACCCCAAAAATGGCCCCTAACAAGTGATTAAGCATCTGAGCATATATCTGATTAAATTTCATGCCCAGGTAGCCCAGGTTCTAGTAAACCAGTATCAAAATGTACTCGCTGATCAACACTCGTGCATATGAATAATTCAATAATCAGTAGAATAATGCTGTAAAATTCTgtatataatacaataattaCATAAGTATTCAGAAAACTTCCATTTATGATTTAACAGTAAACCATGATATATAAAGCAGCATGATACATAATCTTGTGGTCCTTCTGCGGACATTGTTCAACATCTGCACTATGAGGGAatgcctctcagccaatcagaacacaaGGTGGGAACAACAGTGGTGTGTAATTATAACCAATTTACACCTATGTTATATTTACAATGATAAATGTGGATTCTGGTTTTCTTCCCTCGTGTTCTTCAGCATGAATGTCAGTGAATTCTGCTGCTTTGCCTCAAAGCACAAAGTACACGTGGCCAAGGACAGGTGCCCATGCAAAGTCCAGTGTGACTACAGGGTGCTGCACCTACAGCCTGCAGTCTGCAGTAATGATTAAACGCTGTAATCTGTGCCGTCATGTCAGAATGGGCCCTCTCCTGGTGACAGCTGGTTGACAGAACTGAAGATAACTGCAGTAACCTAACTGCAGTAACTGCAGTAACCTGTCTGGCTGCGTAACCTGTC
It encodes the following:
- the LOC114773661 gene encoding enoyl-[acyl-carrier-protein] reductase, mitochondrial-like, with the translated sequence MERLVLPEVGRRSVQLRVLAAPVNPADVNMIQGTYPILPEFPAVGGNEGVGDVLEVGHEVTSLSAGDWVIPVDTGFGTWRTEAVCDAGYLLPVPRDISLLGAVTIGVNPCTAYRMLHDFQPLSPGSTVIQNGANSGVGQVVIQIAAAMGLGTINVIRERVRKALSNQFSH